One window from the genome of Andrena cerasifolii isolate SP2316 chromosome 3, iyAndCera1_principal, whole genome shotgun sequence encodes:
- the LOC143366577 gene encoding uncharacterized protein LOC143366577: protein MKDRPHRPYRDHHGQAMPLEEVQGLLLPPSRTGNRGPLNVTIVQVGKGNGSGGDGGSDLLKLEPPSDLRPTPSPLSDTSTTLQSDNNDAFSGGVDPRLLLGASTGGDRITWEGRYHMKEHRRAGKATFQGQVYNFLERPTGWKCFLYHFSV from the exons ATGAAAGATCGACCTCATCGACCATACCGGGACCATCACGGACAGGCGATGCCCCTCGAGGAGGTCCAAGGACTCCTACTTCCACCCTCCAGAACAG GTAACCGGGGACCTCTGAATGTGACGATTGTACAGGTCGGGAAAGGAAACGGGAGCGGAGGAGATGGCGGAAGTGATTTACTGAAATTGGAACCACCGTCGGATTTAAGGCCAACTCCGTCGCCCTTATCCGACACCAGTACTACACTGCAGTCCGACAACAATGATGCCTTCAGCGGAG GTGTCGATCCAAGATTACTGTTGGGTGCCAGCACTGGCGGCGATCGTATCACGTGGGAGGGTCGTTACCACATGAAGGAACATCGGCGTGCTGGAAAAGCGACCTTCCAGGGTCAAGTTTACAACTTCCTGGAGCGCCCCACCGGCTGGAAGTGCTTCCTCTACCACTTCTCTGTGTGA